In the Angustibacter sp. Root456 genome, GCGGTCGACGGGGATGTGGTGCATGCCGCGCATCAGCGGGCCGCCGATGCGGTCGCGGAACACCGAGTCCTTGGCCATGAAGCGCGGCAGCCGGCCCGCCTCGACCCCGGCCAGGCCGGCGAAGATGAAGTCCAGGTAGCTCACGTGGTTGCTGGCGAGTACCGCGCCGCCGGTGGCCGGCACGTGCTCGGCGCCGGTGACCTCGACCTTCATGCCGAGCAGCTTGAACGCCAGGCGACAGGTCGCGATGACGGGCGGGTACACGAGATCGGCCACGACATGAACCCTAGGGGACGGTGCCGGGGGGCGCTGCCGGCAGTGGTCGGCACCGTCGTACCCAGGCGCTAGGTACGCTCGCCCGGTGCGTCGATACCCGCTGGTTCCCCGGACGACGGCGGATCTCGAGCTGGGCGACCTGTTCGCCGTCCCGCTCAAGGGAGGCGACCTCGCGGTCCTCCAGGTGCGCGGGCTGAAGACGTCCGGGTCGGGTGCCTACACGCACTTCGTCGCCGGCGTCGTGGACTGGCGCTCGCCGGCCCTGCCGGTGGGGTTCGACCTGCGGGGACGCCGAGTGCTGGTCGAGGGCCTGCTGCGCTTCGAGACGTTCGGTCCGGGGCGCGCCGAGGTCTTCGGCAACACCGACCTCGTCGTGCCGCCCGTGGCGTGGTCTGAGCTGGCGAAGGCCTTCTCGGCCGGCACCACCGACGAGGTGTGGTCGTGGAAGAGCCTGCGACGGCGGGCCGAGACGGCCCTGCGCGACAGGGCCACCGACGTCAGAGGCTCTTGACGGCGGAGACGACCTTGGTGAGGGAGTCCTTGGCGTCGCCGAACAGCAGCATCGTCTTGGGGTCGTAGAGCAGGTCGTTCTCGATCCCCGCGAAGCCCGGGCGCATGGAGCGCTTGAGGAACACCACCTGCTGGGCCTGGTCGACCTCGAGGATCGGCATGCCGTAGATCGGCGCGCCCGGGGTTGTCTTGGCCGCCGGGTTGACGACGTCGTTCGCCCCGACCACGAGGGCGACGTCGGCCGTCTTGAGCTCGGGGTTGACCTCGTCCATCTCCTTGAGCGCCTCGTACGGCACGTTGGCCTCGGCGAGCAGCACGTTCATGTGGCCGGGCATGCGGCCGGCCACCGGGTGGATGCCGTAGATCACCTCGACGCCGCGGGCCTCGAGCAGCTCGGCGAGCTCGCGGATCGTGTGCTGCGCCTGGGCGACTGCGAGGCCGTAGCCGGGCACGATGACGACCTTGCGCGCGTAGCCGAGCAGGATCGCCACGTCCTCCGGGCTGCCCGAGCGCACCGGCCGGTCGCTGCTGGGCCCGGCCGTTCCCGCCGTCGACCCCTTGAACGCTCCGAACAGGATCGACGAGATCGACCGGCCCATGGCCGCCGCCATCAGCCGGGTGAGGATCGTGCCGCTCGCCCCCACGAGCGTGCCGGCAACGAGCAGCAGGGTGTTCGACAGCACGTAGCCGGACGCCGCGACGGTGAGGCCCGTGAAGGCGTTGAGCAGCGAGATGACGATCGGGACGTCGGCCCCGCCCACCGGCAGCACGAACAGCACCCCCACGCCGAGCGACACCAGCGCCAGCAGACCCAGCACGGCACCGGACGGGCGGCCGTCGGCGCCCTGCACCACGACCCACGCGGCGAGCGCCACGGCCACGGCCAGGCCACCGCCGAACAGGTACTGCCCGCCGGGGAACGTGACCGGTCGCCCGGTCATGAGCTCCTGCAGCTTCGCGAAGGTGATGCACGAGCCGGCGAAGGAGACGCAGCCGACGAGCACCGTGAACGCGCCGGCCGCCGCCGACACCGCGCCCTGGCTGGCGTGCTGAGTGAGCTCGAGGCCCGCGACGAGAGCCGCCGCCGCCCCGCCGACTCCGTTGAAGAGCGCCACCAGCTGCGGCATCTGCGTCATGGCGACGCGGCGAGCGGCGGGGACACCCACGACGCTGCCGACGACGATCGCGGCGATGATGGCCACCTCGTGGTGCAGGTCCTCCGACAGGAACGCGACGACGACCGCGAGCGTCGCGCCGCCCGCCCCGATGAGGTTGCCGCGGCGGGCCGAGGCCGGTGACGACAGGCCCTTGAGGGCGAGGATGAAGCAGACCGCGGCGACGAGGTAGCCGAGCGCCGTCCAGGTGGGCGACAGCAGGTTCACCGGGCACCCCCGGCGTCGCCGCCGCCACGACCGGCCGGTCTCGAGCGGCCCTTGAACATCTCGAGCATGCGGTCGGTGACCACGAAGCCGCCGACCATGTTGACCGTCGCGAGGACGACGGCGACGAGCCCGAGCACCAGCGCCAGCGTCGAGTCCGAGCGCCCGGTGACGATGATCGCGCCGACGAGGATCACGCCGTGGATCGCGTTGGCGCCGCTCATCAGCGGGGTGTGCAGCGTGGTCGAGACCTTCGAGACGACTTCGAAGCCCACGAACACCGACAGGACGAAGAACGTCAGCAGCGTCATGGCGTCCATCAGGCCTCCCCTCCCAGCTGCAGTCGTGTCGGCTCGTGCCTGACCTCGCCAGCGTGCGTGACGCAGGCGCCGGCCAGCACCTCGTCGTCGAAGTCGAGAGCGACCTCGCCGTCGTCGGACACCATGAGCGCCAAAAGGTTCGTGAGGTTCTTGGCGTAGAGGCGGCTGGCGTCGACGGGCATGGTCGAGGCCGCGTCGCGCATGCCGACGAGCGTCACCTCGCCGACGCTCACCTCCTCGCCCGCCACCGACCCCTCGACGTTGCCGCCGCTCTCGGCGGCGAGGTCGACGACGACCGAGCCGGGTTTCATCGGCGCCACCATGTCGCGCGTCACCAGCAGCGGCGCCGGGCGTCCGGGCACCGCAGCCGTCGTGATGAGGACGTCGGACTTGGCGACGTAGGGCGCGAGCAGCTCGCGCTGCCGGGCGGCGCGGTCCTCACCCATCTCGCGCGCGTAGCCGCCGGAGCCCTCGATGGCCTCGAGCTCGAGCTGCACGAACGTCGCGCCCATCGACCGCACCTCGTCCGCGGACGCCGGCCGGACGTCGTACGCCTCGACCACCGCCCCGAGCCGCCGAGCGGTCGCGATCGCCTGCAGCCCAGCGACTCCAGCGCCGAGCACCAGCACCTTCGCGGGTGGCACCGTGCCTGCCGCGGTCATGAACAGCGGGAAGAACCGCGGCAGCCGCATGGCCGCCTCGAGCGCGCAGCGGTAACCGGCGATGAGCGCCTGCGACGTGAGCGCGTCCATCGACTGCGCGCGCGAGATGCGCGGCACCAGCTCGACGGCGAAGGCGGTGACACCGGCGTCGCGCAGCGCCCGGACGCCGTCCGGCTCAGCGGACGGTGCCAGGAACCCCACGGTGACCGCACCGCGTCGCAGCCGGGCGACGTCCTGCGGCAGCAGTGGGCGCACGTGCAGGACGACGTCGGCGTCGGCGAGCACGTCGCCGTCGACCACCGTGGCACCGGCCTCGCGGTAGGCGTCGTCCGACACCAGAGCCGCCCGACCGGCACCGGCCTGGACCACGACCTGCGCCCCCTGGCGCACGAGGGCGGCCACCGTGTCGGGCACCGCCGCGACGCGACGCTCGCCGGGACGGGTCTCCGCAGGTACGGCGATCTTCATACCCCCGCAACCTAGGGGAAGACCACCGCCACGTGTGCGGATGCGACGAGACGACCTGAGGTGTGTTGCGTCACGCGAGCTGGGGCGCGACCTTGCTCGCGACGAGCTCGAGGTGCTCGAGGTCGTGCAGGTCGAGCACCTGCAGGTACAGGCACGACGCGCCCGCCGCCGCGAACCGTGACGCCTTCTCAGCCACCTCGTCGGGTGTGCCGGCGAGGCCGTTCTGCCGCAGCTCGTCGACCTCGCGCCCGATGGCCGCGGCGCGACGGGCGATCTCCGCCTCGTCGCGGCCCACGCACAGCACCTGCGCAGCCGAGTACACCAGCTCTCGACCCGTTGCGGCGCAGGCGTTCTTGACGCGGGCGAACTGCGCAGCCGTGTCGTCGAGCGACGCGAACGGCATGTTGAACTCGTCGGCGTACGTGGCCGCCAGGCGTGGGGTGCGGCGAGCTCCACCGCCGCCGACGATCACCGGAAGCCGGTGCTGGGCCGGGCGCGCGAGCACGGGGTTGTCGAGGAGGCGATAGTGCTTGCCTTCGAAGCTGAACGGCGGCGGCGCCTCCCACAGGCCCCGCAGGACCTGCAGCTGCTCCTCGAGCCGGTCGAACCGCTCGCCCAGCGGCGGGAAGGGGATGCCGAACGCCTCGTGCTCCTCCTCGAACCAGCCGGTGCCGAGACCGAGCTCGACGCGACCGCCGCTCATCTGGTCGACCTGCGCGACCGCGACGGCGAGCGGGCCGGGCTGCCGGAACGTCGCCGAGCTCACCAGGGTGCCGAGGCGCACGCGCGTGGTGTCGCGCGCCAGGCCGGCGAGCGTCACCCACGCGTCCGTCGGGCCAGGCCGCCCGTCGCCGTCCCCCATGGCGAGGTAGTGGTCGGACCGGAAGAACGCGTCGAAGCCGAGGTCCTCGGTGGCGCGGGCGACGGCCAGCAGGTCGTCGTACGTCGCGCCCTGCTGGGGCTCGGTGAAGATGCGCAACTGCATGGCCCCGACGCTAGCCGCCACCCCGGCCCCGCGCTCAGCGGCAGCGGGCGTCAGGCGCGCGGCTCACCCGCGCAGGTACATGTAGCCGATCATCAGCAGCGCGACGACGACGGCGCCCAGCAGCAGGGCCGCGCCGGCGTCCCGCTGGTGCTGCTGCTCGTTCTCTGGCTGGTGCTCTGCACTCACGGTGGTCACCTCTCGACAGCTCATGACGACAACTCATGACGTGGGTCCACCCCGGTGCCCGAGAGCGTAACCTACTCAGAGTAAGTTCGCCCGTCTGCCACGATGCTGCCATGAGCGACGACGGCACGCACGCGCCCGCCTCCACCGACGCCGAGGCGCCGAGCACCGAGCGCCCCGAGCTCGACCTGCTGGTCTGGGACGCCCCCAACATCGACATGACGCTGTCGAACGTCATCGGGGCCAAGCCGTCGCCCACCTCGCGTCCCCGCTTCGACGCGATCGCCCGCTGGCTCGTCCAAGCCGCTGGCGACCGCGACGTCGAGGGCAGCGTCTTCGCCAACATCCCGCCCGCGGCGGCCACGACGATGCGCGGCTGGATCGAGGCGCTGCGCTCCTTCGGCTACGCGGTGTTCGCCAAGCCGAAGATCCACTCCGACGACGACGTCGACCTCGACATGCTCGCCCACATCTCCGATCGCGCACGCACCCACCGCCTGGTGCGGCTCATCGTGGCCAGCGGTGACGGGCGCAACTTCCTCGAACCGCTCGAGGACCTCGCTCGCGCCGGCGTGCAGGTGGTCGTGCTGTCGTTCAGCGAGGTCGCGGGCTACGCGCTCGAGTCCGACCTGCTGACGTTCGTCGACCTCGAGGACGTCCCTGGCGCCTTCATCACCCCGCTCGAGCGGGTGCGTCTGGACGCCCTGCCGCCCGAGGGCGCCTGGCTGCGGCCGACGCGCTCGCTGCGCGACGTCGCCGACGGCTGAGCCGTCGTGCCGCCTGCGCGCCTCCCAGGGTCGGCGCAGAGTCCTGGCCTAGGGTGGTCACCGAGGCAACCGAGGAGGCGCAGCCCATCGCCGAGCCGTCCCGTCGTGGTCCCGTCGGCCCGCACGCTGGCCGCGCCGCCACGCACCCACCTCGCCGCCCGGCCCACCGCCGGCGCGGCCCGTCGCCGCGCGTGCGGCGCCGACGCACCTTCGCCGCCGCGCTGCTGCTCACGCTCACGACCTGGCTCGTCGTGGCCCTCACGCACGACGGCCCGGGTGCCGACGCCGAGGCCGAGCAGCCGATGAGCGCGGCCGGGTCGGGGGCCGGGGCCACGCCGGCGACGACCGGTGCGACGTCCAGCCGCACCTCGGCGAGCACTCGACAACCCGCGCGAGACCTCGCGGCGCGGGAGCGGCTGGGTGTCCTCGCCCATCTCGGACCGAAGACCCTCGCCACCGTGCCGACCGCCGCCCGCAAGGTCGTGGTGGTGCGCGGTGACGGCGCCGAGTCGGCGACGACGCGCATCGAGCTCTACGCGGTGGACGGCGGCACCTGGCGGCGCGTCGCCGCCTGGCCTGGTCACGTCGGCGCCCGCGGTTGGACGACGAGCCATCGCGAGGGCGACCTCAGCACACCCGTCGGCACCTTCACCCTCTCCGACGCCGGCGGCCGGCTGCCCGATCCCGGCACCGCGCTGCCGTACGACCACTCGTCGAAGTTCGTGCCGAGCGGCTCCAGCGTCTTCGGTGACTCCCTTGAAGGCAGCTTCGACTACGTCATCGCGATCGACTACAACCGGCGCACCGGTGTCTCGCCCCGCGACCCGGTGCACCCGCAGGGCGACGAGCTCGGCGGCGGCATCTGGCTGCACGTCGACCACGAGGGCCCCACGCACGGCTGCGTGTCGGTGCCGCGCGAGGGGATGGTCGCTCTGCTGCGCAGCCTCACGCCGCAGGACCACCCGGTGGTGGTCATGGCCGACGCCGCGCGCCTGGCCACCTGACCGACACGCATCCGCTGGAGGGGCTCAGCGCATGTTGCCGGTGTGTCCCAACGAGAACCGCCCCGGCTGCGGCCAGACCGCGAGGCCGTGCGGCCCGTTGCCCACCTTGATCCGGTGCAGCAGCTTGCCGGTCGCGGTGTC is a window encoding:
- a CDS encoding NAD(P) transhydrogenase subunit alpha encodes the protein MDAMTLLTFFVLSVFVGFEVVSKVSTTLHTPLMSGANAIHGVILVGAIIVTGRSDSTLALVLGLVAVVLATVNMVGGFVVTDRMLEMFKGRSRPAGRGGGDAGGAR
- a CDS encoding NYN domain-containing protein; amino-acid sequence: MSDDGTHAPASTDAEAPSTERPELDLLVWDAPNIDMTLSNVIGAKPSPTSRPRFDAIARWLVQAAGDRDVEGSVFANIPPAAATTMRGWIEALRSFGYAVFAKPKIHSDDDVDLDMLAHISDRARTHRLVRLIVASGDGRNFLEPLEDLARAGVQVVVLSFSEVAGYALESDLLTFVDLEDVPGAFITPLERVRLDALPPEGAWLRPTRSLRDVADG
- a CDS encoding Re/Si-specific NAD(P)(+) transhydrogenase subunit alpha, which encodes MKIAVPAETRPGERRVAAVPDTVAALVRQGAQVVVQAGAGRAALVSDDAYREAGATVVDGDVLADADVVLHVRPLLPQDVARLRRGAVTVGFLAPSAEPDGVRALRDAGVTAFAVELVPRISRAQSMDALTSQALIAGYRCALEAAMRLPRFFPLFMTAAGTVPPAKVLVLGAGVAGLQAIATARRLGAVVEAYDVRPASADEVRSMGATFVQLELEAIEGSGGYAREMGEDRAARQRELLAPYVAKSDVLITTAAVPGRPAPLLVTRDMVAPMKPGSVVVDLAAESGGNVEGSVAGEEVSVGEVTLVGMRDAASTMPVDASRLYAKNLTNLLALMVSDDGEVALDFDDEVLAGACVTHAGEVRHEPTRLQLGGEA
- a CDS encoding LLM class F420-dependent oxidoreductase, which translates into the protein MQLRIFTEPQQGATYDDLLAVARATEDLGFDAFFRSDHYLAMGDGDGRPGPTDAWVTLAGLARDTTRVRLGTLVSSATFRQPGPLAVAVAQVDQMSGGRVELGLGTGWFEEEHEAFGIPFPPLGERFDRLEEQLQVLRGLWEAPPPFSFEGKHYRLLDNPVLARPAQHRLPVIVGGGGARRTPRLAATYADEFNMPFASLDDTAAQFARVKNACAATGRELVYSAAQVLCVGRDEAEIARRAAAIGREVDELRQNGLAGTPDEVAEKASRFAAAGASCLYLQVLDLHDLEHLELVASKVAPQLA
- a CDS encoding L,D-transpeptidase family protein, translated to MVTEATEEAQPIAEPSRRGPVGPHAGRAATHPPRRPAHRRRGPSPRVRRRRTFAAALLLTLTTWLVVALTHDGPGADAEAEQPMSAAGSGAGATPATTGATSSRTSASTRQPARDLAARERLGVLAHLGPKTLATVPTAARKVVVVRGDGAESATTRIELYAVDGGTWRRVAAWPGHVGARGWTTSHREGDLSTPVGTFTLSDAGGRLPDPGTALPYDHSSKFVPSGSSVFGDSLEGSFDYVIAIDYNRRTGVSPRDPVHPQGDELGGGIWLHVDHEGPTHGCVSVPREGMVALLRSLTPQDHPVVVMADAARLAT
- a CDS encoding NAD(P)(+) transhydrogenase (Re/Si-specific) subunit beta: MNLLSPTWTALGYLVAAVCFILALKGLSSPASARRGNLIGAGGATLAVVVAFLSEDLHHEVAIIAAIVVGSVVGVPAARRVAMTQMPQLVALFNGVGGAAAALVAGLELTQHASQGAVSAAAGAFTVLVGCVSFAGSCITFAKLQELMTGRPVTFPGGQYLFGGGLAVAVALAAWVVVQGADGRPSGAVLGLLALVSLGVGVLFVLPVGGADVPIVISLLNAFTGLTVAASGYVLSNTLLLVAGTLVGASGTILTRLMAAAMGRSISSILFGAFKGSTAGTAGPSSDRPVRSGSPEDVAILLGYARKVVIVPGYGLAVAQAQHTIRELAELLEARGVEVIYGIHPVAGRMPGHMNVLLAEANVPYEALKEMDEVNPELKTADVALVVGANDVVNPAAKTTPGAPIYGMPILEVDQAQQVVFLKRSMRPGFAGIENDLLYDPKTMLLFGDAKDSLTKVVSAVKSL